The Candidatus Binatia bacterium genome has a window encoding:
- the fdhD gene encoding formate dehydrogenase accessory sulfurtransferase FdhD, with translation MSFPPTRTHPIVRYQNAVAELSRDSVVTEEPLEIRVAGESLAVTMRTPGHDEELAAGFALTEGLVDHPEDLEAVRPCADATWGNIVELELAQTAAGQPSRVGRAKREMFLSSSCGLCGKESIDRIRQQLSRLGEGPLVPPSVLEDLPERMLAEQGAFATTGGLHAAALFSASGELQVLREDVGRHNAVDKVLGHELLLGRLPLSKGILLVSGRLSFEIVQKAGRAGVPMLCAISAPSSLAIDLAVEIDMTLIGFLRAGRMNVYTDAAGRISAVATRPA, from the coding sequence ATGTCCTTTCCACCGACACGAACGCACCCAATCGTGCGCTACCAGAACGCTGTCGCGGAGCTTTCGCGCGATAGCGTCGTCACGGAGGAGCCACTCGAGATTCGCGTGGCGGGAGAATCTCTGGCGGTCACGATGCGCACACCGGGGCATGACGAGGAGCTTGCGGCGGGATTTGCTCTGACCGAGGGGTTGGTGGACCACCCCGAGGATCTCGAAGCCGTGCGCCCCTGTGCGGATGCAACCTGGGGCAATATCGTCGAGCTGGAACTGGCCCAAACCGCGGCCGGGCAGCCGTCTCGCGTTGGTCGCGCCAAACGAGAGATGTTTCTGTCGAGCTCGTGCGGGCTATGTGGAAAGGAATCCATTGATCGGATCCGCCAGCAGCTGTCTCGCTTGGGGGAGGGGCCTCTCGTGCCTCCGTCCGTGCTCGAGGACCTGCCGGAACGGATGCTGGCCGAGCAGGGGGCTTTCGCAACCACGGGCGGCCTTCATGCTGCGGCGCTCTTTTCCGCCTCCGGGGAATTGCAGGTGCTCCGCGAGGACGTGGGTCGTCATAATGCCGTTGACAAGGTTCTGGGCCACGAGTTGCTTTTGGGTCGACTGCCGCTGTCGAAGGGAATTCTTCTGGTGTCGGGTCGGTTGAGTTTTGAGATCGTACAGAAGGCGGGACGGGCGGGAGTCCCGATGCTCTGCGCGATCAGCGCGCCCTCGAGTTTGGCAATCGATCTTGCCGTCGAGATCGATATGACCCTGATTGGCTTTCTTCGTGCGGGCCGGATGAATGTCTATACAGACGCTGCTGGTCGAATCTCGGCGGTGGCTACTCGACCCGCGTGA
- a CDS encoding acyl-CoA dehydrogenase family protein gives MDFKFTEEEESFRLEVREFLDANLPADAKKNDLAFIQEWDRKVRDKGWVGYTWPKEVGGGGGTIAKQVILKEEMSARRAPALGSCFMGLAWVGPGIIQYGTEEQKKRFIPDILNSEYQWCTGYSEPNVGSDLAALQCRGEREGDEYIVNGQKIWTSGAVWSKWMILLVRTDPDARVKHEGITCLLVPMDSPGVEVRPIQNMAGYSMFAEVFFNDVRVPVENRLGDEGEGWRVTISALANERSGIAEVTQMTRKLEELKALAKRSRRGGRPAPEDHQVRRRLARFEARIEAMRLNGLRYLTKQLKGEKLSSETSVNKLHRAELEVEMGDFALELLGAASGYFPRSEAAPDGGRWPFQALNWPEVVIGGGTPNIQKNIISERILGLPKD, from the coding sequence ATGGATTTCAAATTCACCGAAGAAGAAGAATCGTTTCGCCTGGAAGTTCGGGAATTTCTCGACGCCAATCTGCCGGCGGATGCCAAAAAGAATGACCTGGCATTCATTCAGGAATGGGATCGCAAGGTCCGCGACAAAGGCTGGGTCGGCTACACCTGGCCCAAAGAGGTCGGCGGCGGCGGCGGGACCATCGCCAAACAGGTCATCCTCAAAGAGGAGATGTCTGCCCGACGAGCGCCAGCACTGGGCTCCTGCTTCATGGGGCTGGCGTGGGTAGGACCCGGCATCATCCAATACGGGACCGAGGAACAGAAAAAGCGCTTTATCCCCGACATCCTGAACTCCGAATATCAGTGGTGCACCGGTTATTCGGAGCCCAACGTCGGCTCGGATCTCGCCGCCCTGCAATGTCGCGGCGAACGAGAGGGAGACGAGTATATCGTCAACGGGCAAAAGATCTGGACCAGTGGCGCTGTCTGGTCAAAATGGATGATTCTGCTGGTGCGCACCGACCCCGACGCCCGAGTCAAGCACGAAGGCATCACTTGCCTGCTGGTTCCCATGGACAGCCCGGGCGTGGAAGTCCGACCCATCCAGAACATGGCCGGCTATTCGATGTTTGCCGAGGTCTTTTTCAACGACGTGCGTGTCCCGGTCGAAAATCGACTCGGCGACGAGGGCGAAGGCTGGCGTGTGACGATCTCCGCGCTTGCCAACGAACGCTCGGGCATCGCCGAGGTCACCCAGATGACCCGCAAGCTCGAAGAACTCAAGGCACTCGCCAAGCGAAGCCGCCGCGGCGGTCGCCCCGCACCCGAGGACCATCAGGTCCGGCGCAGACTTGCGCGCTTCGAGGCGCGGATCGAAGCCATGCGACTCAACGGATTGCGTTACCTGACCAAACAACTCAAGGGAGAAAAGCTGTCGAGCGAAACCTCGGTCAACAAATTGCACCGTGCCGAGTTGGAGGTTGAGATGGGAGACTTCGCACTCGAGCTGCTCGGCGCGGCCAGTGGGTATTTCCCACGCTCCGAGGCCGCACCTGACGGCGGACGGTGGCCATTCCAGGCACTGAACTGGCCGGAAGTGGTGATTGGCGGCGGCACCCCCAATATCCAGAAAAATATCATCAGCGAAAGAATTCTGGGGCTGCCCAAAGACTAG
- a CDS encoding CoA transferase, producing MQTMQGIRVIEVAEWTFVPAAATVLADWGAEVLKIEHPEHGDGIRGLISSGIVPGAAGANFFVEQQFRNKKSVGIDISTETGREILYRLVEKADVFITSMLPDARERFGITFEDIRKVNPKVIYAKGTGYGPKGPDSRRGGYDGLSFWMRGGPAASMTTPGEPFVMQRPAFGDFTGGMFIAGGIASALFHRERTGEAVEVDVSLLGQACWMLSPDMVASMLYGAELPKGNLLGAPNPLVAPYECADGKHLQIMMLQAEKFWPQFLDAIELAHILEDERYDTPEKRAAASLELHTTLTEHFRTRDRAVWMAALQPTDCIFGAVQSPLEVAEDPQVAANQYILPVDHPEYGEIRLTSSPVQFGGEPVEIRNAAPEVGADTELTLVDLGCSWDEIAAWKEKNVIS from the coding sequence ATGCAGACGATGCAGGGGATTCGTGTAATCGAGGTGGCCGAGTGGACGTTTGTTCCTGCGGCCGCCACCGTGCTTGCCGATTGGGGCGCGGAGGTTCTCAAAATCGAACATCCGGAGCACGGTGACGGTATCCGCGGCCTGATCAGTTCGGGCATCGTTCCGGGCGCGGCCGGCGCCAACTTCTTCGTCGAGCAACAGTTTCGCAATAAAAAAAGTGTCGGGATCGACATCTCGACTGAAACCGGTCGAGAGATCCTCTACCGACTGGTCGAGAAAGCCGATGTCTTCATTACCAGCATGCTTCCCGACGCTCGGGAACGCTTCGGCATCACCTTCGAGGATATCCGCAAGGTGAACCCCAAGGTCATCTACGCCAAGGGCACCGGCTATGGGCCCAAGGGGCCTGACTCCAGACGCGGCGGCTATGACGGCCTCTCCTTCTGGATGCGGGGCGGTCCGGCGGCTTCCATGACGACGCCCGGTGAGCCCTTCGTCATGCAGCGCCCTGCCTTCGGTGATTTCACTGGTGGCATGTTTATCGCCGGCGGGATCGCCAGCGCACTCTTCCACCGAGAACGCACCGGGGAAGCCGTCGAAGTCGATGTATCGCTGCTCGGACAGGCCTGCTGGATGCTTTCCCCCGATATGGTGGCCTCGATGCTTTATGGCGCCGAGTTACCCAAAGGCAACTTGCTTGGCGCGCCCAACCCGCTGGTCGCACCCTACGAATGCGCCGACGGAAAACACCTGCAAATCATGATGCTGCAAGCGGAAAAATTCTGGCCCCAGTTCCTCGACGCGATTGAACTCGCTCATATTCTCGAGGACGAGCGCTATGACACTCCGGAGAAACGAGCGGCCGCCAGCCTTGAGCTGCACACCACCTTGACCGAACATTTTCGCACCCGGGACCGAGCGGTCTGGATGGCAGCGCTGCAGCCTACGGATTGTATCTTCGGCGCGGTTCAATCCCCACTCGAAGTCGCGGAGGACCCGCAAGTAGCCGCCAACCAATACATCCTGCCCGTCGACCATCCCGAATACGGGGAGATCCGGCTCACCTCGAGCCCCGTGCAGTTCGGTGGCGAGCCCGTCGAGATCCGGAATGCGGCTCCCGAGGTCGGTGCCGATACGGAACTCACTCTGGTGGACCTTGGGTGCAGCTGGGATGAGATCGCTGCATGGAAAGAGAAGAACGTCATCTCCTGA
- a CDS encoding acyl-CoA dehydrogenase, producing the protein MNFGFTEEQEQLRESARRFLDDRCPITETRKLMLAEEAFSPELWAEITALGWPAILVPEAQGGLGLHWLEMAVLLEETGRTLAPSPLLATALATATIIDAGSEEARDRWLPEIAAGNRTATLALLDDVDAPETASITLEAQADGDGFRLSGMRDFILDAGQADVFVIAFRRPDAAVQLAVVEKSLSGVSACSFPTVDPSKRLGRLTLDNVVLTSEMLLSDGILAEQAVARALDRGAVAVCAESIGAAESALNLLVEYAKTRMQFGAPIGKYQGVKHPLAEIFVDIESFRSLTYYAAWAIDESPEELPRQASLAKAYVSDAMARIGIDSVQLHGAIGYTEEYDAQLFLKRAKWVRPAFGDADWHYERAAALGGL; encoded by the coding sequence ATGAACTTCGGATTCACAGAGGAACAGGAACAATTACGAGAGAGCGCGCGACGCTTTCTCGACGATCGGTGTCCCATCACGGAGACCCGGAAATTAATGCTCGCGGAGGAGGCTTTTTCGCCCGAATTATGGGCAGAAATCACCGCACTCGGCTGGCCCGCCATTCTGGTTCCCGAAGCGCAGGGAGGCCTCGGCCTGCACTGGCTGGAAATGGCCGTCCTCCTCGAGGAGACCGGACGGACGCTGGCCCCCTCCCCGCTTCTGGCAACCGCGCTGGCCACCGCCACAATTATCGACGCCGGGTCCGAGGAGGCACGCGACCGTTGGCTGCCGGAGATTGCCGCTGGCAACCGAACCGCCACGCTGGCTCTGCTTGACGACGTCGATGCGCCCGAAACCGCCAGCATCACCCTCGAGGCACAGGCCGACGGCGATGGCTTCCGACTCAGTGGCATGCGCGATTTCATTCTCGATGCCGGACAGGCCGATGTCTTTGTCATCGCCTTCCGCCGGCCGGATGCCGCCGTCCAACTGGCCGTGGTCGAAAAGAGCCTCAGTGGCGTGTCCGCCTGCAGTTTCCCCACCGTCGACCCGAGCAAAAGGCTGGGCCGTCTCACGCTCGACAACGTCGTGCTGACGTCAGAGATGCTTCTCAGCGACGGGATCCTCGCCGAACAAGCGGTTGCCCGCGCATTGGATCGCGGCGCGGTTGCGGTCTGTGCGGAGAGCATCGGTGCGGCCGAAAGCGCGCTCAACCTTCTGGTCGAGTATGCCAAAACCCGGATGCAATTCGGCGCTCCGATCGGGAAGTACCAGGGCGTCAAACATCCGCTGGCGGAGATCTTTGTCGACATCGAGTCCTTTCGATCTCTAACCTATTACGCCGCATGGGCGATCGACGAGAGCCCTGAGGAGCTCCCGCGACAGGCATCGCTGGCCAAAGCCTACGTCAGCGACGCAATGGCGAGAATCGGGATTGACTCGGTTCAACTCCATGGAGCCATCGGCTATACTGAAGAATATGACGCGCAACTCTTTCTGAAAAGGGCCAAATGGGTTCGGCCCGCCTTTGGCGATGCCGATTGGCACTACGAACGCGCAGCTGCACTGGGAGGCCTCTGA
- a CDS encoding Dabb family protein: protein MIERHHYFKLKAEFANPSGRRELAAKLAAGLPGLPGVEQVVVGLPADDEALVWDVSLRLDFASLEAIAAYREDPAHREFVAAEVAPKIEIKKVWNFTRVE from the coding sequence ATGATCGAGAGACACCATTATTTCAAACTCAAGGCTGAGTTCGCAAACCCGTCGGGACGCCGCGAACTCGCGGCAAAGCTTGCGGCGGGCTTGCCGGGTCTGCCTGGCGTAGAACAGGTCGTCGTCGGGCTCCCGGCCGACGATGAGGCTCTGGTCTGGGACGTTTCGCTGCGACTGGACTTTGCATCGCTCGAGGCGATCGCCGCCTACCGCGAGGACCCGGCCCACCGAGAATTTGTCGCAGCCGAGGTCGCGCCCAAGATCGAGATCAAGAAGGTCTGGAATTTCACGCGGGTCGAGTAG
- a CDS encoding acyl-CoA/acyl-ACP dehydrogenase — MDFGISEDQVLLKDSVRKFLEAECPTTRVREIMESDTGHDATLWQGIAELGLTALPISEEFGGAGLEVLDLALIAEELGFACMPGPFLGNALGTIALQAADQGEAKSHWLPRIASGKAIATYAAGEKVGVWEAGDFEVRFSGGKLYGEKPLVPFAAIADILIVAARDSQTNAPDLFLVERAADGMTTRELIGNDMTRRVSTVHFDGTEALAIGGGKAAIDRVRDTALVLIAADAFGGATRCMEMTRDYVMIREQFGQTIAHFQGIKHQLADLATDLAPTCSLWWYAAHAIDHIEDRAAHTAALAKARITDLFDEMGRKGIELHGGIGFTWEHDIHLWVRRSLFDRAFFGEASYHRARAADLRGW; from the coding sequence ATGGATTTTGGAATCTCCGAAGATCAGGTCCTGCTCAAGGATAGTGTTCGAAAATTTCTCGAAGCCGAGTGCCCGACGACAAGGGTCCGCGAGATCATGGAAAGCGATACCGGCCACGATGCAACTCTCTGGCAGGGGATTGCCGAACTTGGCCTCACCGCACTGCCTATCAGTGAAGAATTCGGTGGGGCAGGATTGGAAGTGCTGGACCTGGCCCTGATCGCCGAAGAACTCGGGTTCGCCTGCATGCCCGGGCCATTTCTCGGCAACGCACTGGGCACGATCGCCCTGCAGGCGGCCGATCAAGGGGAAGCCAAAAGCCACTGGCTGCCAAGGATCGCTTCGGGGAAGGCGATCGCGACGTATGCCGCCGGCGAAAAGGTCGGGGTGTGGGAAGCTGGAGATTTCGAGGTTCGTTTTTCCGGAGGCAAGCTCTACGGAGAAAAACCTCTGGTGCCCTTCGCAGCGATCGCCGATATCCTGATCGTCGCGGCACGCGACTCGCAAACAAATGCACCGGACCTGTTTCTCGTCGAGCGGGCGGCGGACGGAATGACGACGCGAGAGTTGATCGGCAACGATATGACCCGGCGGGTCAGCACGGTTCACTTCGATGGCACCGAAGCCCTGGCAATCGGCGGCGGCAAGGCGGCTATTGATCGCGTCCGTGACACCGCACTTGTCCTGATTGCCGCGGATGCCTTCGGAGGAGCCACTCGCTGCATGGAAATGACCCGCGACTACGTGATGATCCGCGAGCAATTCGGGCAGACCATCGCTCATTTCCAGGGGATCAAACACCAACTGGCCGACCTCGCGACGGATCTCGCCCCCACCTGCTCACTTTGGTGGTATGCGGCGCATGCCATTGACCATATCGAAGATCGGGCGGCCCATACCGCGGCACTCGCCAAAGCCCGAATTACGGACCTTTTCGACGAGATGGGGCGCAAGGGAATCGAGCTGCACGGCGGCATCGGCTTTACGTGGGAACACGATATCCACTTATGGGTGCGCCGCTCCCTTTTCGACAGAGCCTTCTTTGGCGAGGCCTCCTACCATCGGGCCCGAGCCGCCGACCTGCGCGGCTGGTGA
- a CDS encoding acyl-CoA dehydrogenase family protein: protein MNLKYNETYQEFREEVRAFLEHNWTPEDVASNPVVNELKRGLGGGARTDERATEFRRAAVAGGYLYRHVPRAYGGSEQRPDPLKATIIAEEFHGAKAPYELSNQGPAMLVPTLLAHGTEEQKETYIESTLMGHIRWCQGYSEPGAGSDLAALRTSGVLDGDAWVVNGQKIWTSNAADADMMFALIRTEPDAPKHDGITYMLIDMKSQGLDIRPLRQMDGEAHFNEIFFDDVRVPRDSIVGDRGNGWKVSRSTLKAERALIGNASMQRRTLDGAVALAQLTEVRGRKAIEDPAIREKLADLDSRVCAAEFNGYRLLTAGHRGEDPGLAGLVTKLYASQLSYDIAMLALEISSDRAMLGQGEPAAPFDGMMMGSFNGAFMLALGGGAPNIQRNVIGERGLGLPRDLRK, encoded by the coding sequence GTGAATCTGAAATACAACGAAACTTATCAGGAATTCCGCGAGGAAGTGCGAGCGTTTCTCGAGCATAACTGGACTCCGGAGGACGTCGCGTCCAACCCGGTCGTCAACGAACTCAAGCGTGGGCTGGGTGGTGGGGCTCGTACCGATGAACGCGCGACGGAATTCCGTCGCGCCGCGGTCGCAGGCGGTTACCTCTACCGGCACGTACCCCGCGCCTACGGTGGCAGCGAGCAGCGCCCCGACCCTTTGAAAGCGACGATCATCGCCGAAGAATTCCATGGTGCGAAGGCTCCCTACGAACTATCCAACCAGGGCCCCGCCATGCTCGTCCCCACCCTGCTCGCCCACGGCACCGAGGAGCAGAAAGAAACCTATATCGAGAGCACCCTGATGGGCCATATCCGCTGGTGTCAGGGTTATAGCGAACCCGGCGCCGGCTCGGACCTGGCCGCACTCCGCACCTCGGGCGTTTTGGACGGAGATGCCTGGGTCGTCAACGGCCAGAAGATCTGGACCTCGAATGCCGCCGACGCCGATATGATGTTCGCGTTGATACGGACCGAGCCCGACGCACCAAAACACGACGGCATCACCTATATGCTGATCGACATGAAATCGCAGGGGCTCGACATTCGCCCCCTGCGCCAGATGGACGGCGAAGCTCATTTCAATGAAATCTTCTTCGACGACGTGCGGGTTCCCCGAGATTCGATCGTCGGTGATCGCGGGAACGGATGGAAGGTCAGCCGTTCCACGCTGAAGGCCGAGCGCGCGCTCATCGGAAATGCTTCGATGCAACGCCGCACTCTCGACGGGGCCGTGGCTCTGGCCCAACTCACGGAGGTGCGAGGGCGCAAGGCCATCGAAGACCCTGCCATTCGCGAGAAGCTGGCCGATCTCGATTCGCGGGTATGTGCAGCCGAATTCAACGGATATCGACTGCTGACCGCGGGCCATCGCGGAGAGGACCCCGGCCTCGCCGGGCTGGTCACCAAATTATACGCATCCCAGCTTTCCTACGATATTGCCATGCTCGCGCTGGAGATCTCCAGCGATCGCGCAATGCTCGGTCAGGGCGAACCGGCCGCACCCTTCGACGGCATGATGATGGGCAGTTTCAATGGAGCCTTCATGCTGGCCCTCGGAGGCGGTGCCCCCAATATCCAGCGCAACGTCATCGGAGAACGCGGTCTCGGTTTACCCCGCGACCTGCGTAAATAG
- a CDS encoding serine hydrolase, whose product MWFLRTGFPLLLYVVTLLGFVGGPASVGAYPLDGYEDTGIVRLEAYRIAQQNSDGEVLPFGAMLATRSIGLSLTDKPDFAIPAVDDEFSASLVEVLGADASGYGVAVLDLTDPAEPVYAAHQEERMMNPASVGKVLVAVGFFQALADAYPGDLGARQKVLFDTVVAASSFIRRDHHEVPFWAFGDEAIERRPIVESDAANLWTWLDWMMSPSSNAAGSVVLQQAMLLQHFGKGYPVSVEQAEAYYDDTSAPELRADLVRVLQDSLRRSGLNPGQLRQGSFFTREGRARVPGGKSWASSRAWMDLLVAMEKGRLVDPWSSAQIKKLLYLTEHRIRYASSPELDESAVFYKSGSLYKCRPEKGFVCRNYAGNQWNFMNSIAIVESIRRSPKLRYAVVVNSNVLRKDAVGEHRALAARIHRLLEERHPPPQVPVVIVD is encoded by the coding sequence ATGTGGTTCTTGCGAACTGGATTCCCCCTTCTTCTTTATGTCGTGACTCTCCTCGGCTTCGTCGGTGGCCCGGCATCTGTGGGGGCCTATCCTCTCGATGGATACGAGGACACCGGGATTGTCCGTCTTGAGGCCTATCGAATTGCGCAGCAGAATTCAGACGGTGAAGTTTTGCCGTTTGGGGCCATGCTGGCGACCCGGAGTATCGGGCTTTCCCTGACCGATAAACCGGATTTTGCGATCCCGGCGGTGGATGACGAATTTTCGGCATCTCTCGTGGAAGTTCTCGGCGCAGATGCCTCGGGCTATGGCGTCGCGGTTCTGGATCTGACCGATCCTGCCGAGCCGGTCTACGCCGCCCATCAGGAAGAGCGCATGATGAACCCCGCGAGCGTGGGCAAGGTGCTGGTCGCGGTCGGTTTTTTCCAAGCACTGGCGGACGCCTATCCCGGAGATCTCGGCGCGCGGCAGAAGGTCCTTTTCGACACCGTCGTTGCCGCCAGCAGCTTTATCCGTCGGGACCACCATGAGGTACCGTTCTGGGCATTCGGAGACGAGGCGATCGAGCGCCGCCCGATTGTCGAAAGCGACGCTGCGAACCTTTGGACGTGGCTCGATTGGATGATGTCGCCGAGTTCGAATGCGGCGGGTTCGGTCGTCCTGCAGCAGGCGATGCTTTTGCAGCATTTCGGCAAGGGCTATCCGGTGTCGGTCGAGCAGGCGGAAGCGTATTATGACGACACCTCGGCCCCCGAGCTGCGCGCCGATCTGGTGCGAGTTCTGCAGGACTCGCTGCGACGAAGTGGTTTGAATCCGGGGCAATTGCGGCAGGGCAGTTTCTTTACGCGCGAGGGGCGTGCGCGGGTGCCCGGCGGCAAGAGTTGGGCCTCGAGTCGGGCATGGATGGACCTGCTCGTGGCGATGGAGAAAGGTCGGCTGGTCGACCCCTGGTCGAGCGCTCAGATCAAGAAATTGCTCTATCTGACCGAGCACCGGATTCGATATGCCTCAAGCCCCGAACTCGATGAGTCAGCAGTCTTTTACAAATCGGGTTCGCTCTATAAATGTCGACCGGAGAAGGGCTTCGTCTGTCGGAATTATGCCGGCAATCAATGGAATTTCATGAACTCGATTGCCATCGTCGAGTCGATACGCCGGTCCCCGAAACTGCGGTATGCGGTGGTGGTCAACTCCAACGTGCTGCGCAAGGATGCGGTTGGCGAGCATCGTGCCCTGGCCGCCCGAATCCATCGTCTTCTCGAGGAGCGTCACCCGCCGCCGCAAGTACCTGTGGTGATTGTCGATTAA
- a CDS encoding FdhF/YdeP family oxidoreductase, translating into MANGQVRKKPGQAGGAEALLATTRRLADDGGTSGARALLSINQPDGFDCPGCAWPEPARASRLEFCENGAKAVSFEATSKRATPAFFADHRVAELRGWSDRALEAEGRLTHPLRYDAASDRYVPVVWEEAFREIGATLESLENPNEAVFYTSGRTSNEAAFLYQLLGRSLGTNNFPDCSNMCHESSGVGLTESLGIGKGTVTLEDFDHADLILVVGQNPGTNHPRMLTELQAARARGASIVSMNPLREAALVAFAHPKNPLEMLPGGATPISTHYLQVKVGGDLAALTGLAKILLEREAAAPGTVVDHTFVDAHTEGFSAYLAAIDAATWDEIERESGLPPEALAEVADLYARSERVIACWAMGLTQQPHAVATIQQVVNLLLLRGNIGRAGAGACPVRGHSNVQGDRTMGIDHEPKPSFLEGLSRHFDFAPPTAPGFDTVATIEALQADRVRFFCAMGGNFVAATPDSPRVAAALGRSDLNVFVATKLNRTHLAVGGTAYLLPCLGRTELDLQRDQPQEVTVEDSMSMVHASRGRNLPASSELLSEPAIVAGMAGATPRLAHIDWQHLVGDYARVRDAIAAVLPELFHDFNERIREPGGFYLGNSARDRLWNTSAGKATFVAAPIPDQSLPEGQLRLMTVRSHDQFNTTVYTDDDRYRGIFGTRKVLFVSAFDLSTRGLADGDLLEIISHYGDDENRRVEGFRAVVYDIPVGCVAGYFPELNPLVSSGSFARRSRTPNSKLVPVTLEPFRGQL; encoded by the coding sequence ATGGCAAATGGCCAAGTAAGGAAAAAGCCGGGGCAGGCAGGCGGGGCCGAGGCATTGTTGGCGACGACCCGCCGGCTGGCCGACGACGGAGGAACCTCCGGAGCGCGGGCTCTGCTCTCGATCAATCAGCCCGACGGTTTTGATTGCCCCGGTTGCGCGTGGCCGGAGCCTGCGCGCGCTTCGCGGCTAGAGTTCTGCGAAAATGGCGCCAAGGCAGTCTCCTTCGAGGCGACGAGCAAGCGCGCCACGCCGGCTTTTTTTGCCGATCATCGAGTAGCGGAACTTCGCGGCTGGAGCGACCGGGCGCTTGAGGCCGAGGGGCGGCTGACCCACCCGTTAAGGTACGATGCGGCGAGCGATCGCTACGTACCTGTTGTCTGGGAAGAAGCTTTCCGCGAGATTGGCGCGACCCTCGAATCTCTGGAGAACCCGAACGAGGCTGTATTCTATACTTCGGGTCGCACCAGCAATGAAGCTGCCTTTCTCTATCAGCTTCTCGGGCGCTCTCTGGGGACCAATAATTTCCCGGATTGCTCGAATATGTGTCACGAGTCCAGTGGCGTGGGCCTCACGGAGTCTCTCGGCATCGGCAAGGGGACGGTGACTCTGGAAGATTTCGATCACGCCGATCTCATTCTTGTGGTGGGCCAGAACCCGGGCACCAATCATCCGCGGATGCTTACCGAGTTGCAGGCCGCCCGTGCCCGTGGTGCGTCGATTGTCTCGATGAACCCGCTGCGGGAAGCAGCGTTGGTTGCGTTTGCTCATCCGAAGAACCCCCTGGAAATGTTGCCGGGTGGGGCAACGCCGATCTCCACGCACTATCTGCAGGTCAAGGTGGGTGGCGACCTTGCGGCACTGACCGGCCTGGCGAAGATCCTTCTCGAGCGTGAGGCGGCAGCCCCGGGCACGGTCGTGGACCACACATTTGTCGATGCCCATACTGAGGGCTTTTCGGCTTATCTTGCGGCGATCGATGCCGCGACGTGGGACGAGATCGAAAGGGAGTCCGGTCTACCGCCGGAGGCGTTGGCCGAAGTCGCGGATCTCTATGCCCGCAGCGAGCGGGTGATCGCGTGCTGGGCGATGGGGCTCACGCAGCAGCCCCATGCGGTCGCGACCATTCAGCAAGTCGTAAATTTGCTCCTGCTGCGCGGGAATATCGGGCGGGCCGGCGCCGGCGCCTGTCCGGTGCGTGGGCATAGCAACGTTCAGGGTGACCGGACCATGGGAATCGACCACGAGCCCAAGCCGAGTTTCCTCGAAGGGCTCTCGCGTCATTTTGATTTCGCGCCGCCGACGGCGCCGGGCTTCGATACGGTGGCGACGATCGAGGCGCTGCAAGCGGACCGAGTTCGTTTCTTTTGCGCGATGGGGGGGAATTTTGTCGCAGCAACTCCGGACTCGCCAAGGGTGGCTGCGGCACTGGGGCGCAGTGATCTGAACGTATTTGTGGCCACGAAGCTGAACCGCACGCACCTCGCCGTTGGCGGGACCGCGTATCTTTTACCGTGTCTGGGCCGCACCGAACTCGATCTGCAGCGAGACCAACCGCAGGAAGTCACGGTCGAGGACTCGATGAGCATGGTGCATGCCTCTCGCGGGCGTAATCTGCCGGCTTCCTCCGAATTGCTTTCGGAGCCGGCGATCGTGGCCGGGATGGCGGGGGCAACGCCGCGGCTCGCCCATATCGATTGGCAGCATCTGGTTGGAGATTATGCGCGCGTTCGAGACGCGATCGCTGCGGTCCTGCCCGAACTCTTCCATGATTTCAATGAGCGGATCCGCGAACCGGGAGGGTTTTATCTCGGCAATAGCGCACGTGATCGCTTGTGGAATACCAGCGCTGGCAAGGCGACATTTGTAGCGGCCCCGATTCCGGACCAATCTCTGCCGGAAGGCCAGTTGCGTCTCATGACAGTTCGCTCTCACGACCAATTCAACACCACGGTTTACACGGATGACGATCGCTATCGGGGAATCTTCGGCACCCGAAAGGTCCTTTTTGTTTCGGCCTTCGATCTGTCGACGCGCGGTTTGGCCGATGGGGATCTCCTCGAAATCATCAGCCATTACGGCGACGACGAGAATCGTCGCGTCGAGGGCTTTCGGGCGGTTGTCTACGATATTCCGGTGGGCTGTGTGGCGGGATATTTTCCCGAATTGAACCCGCTCGTATCGTCCGGCAGCTTTGCCCGACGCAGCCGCACACCAAACTCAAAGTTGGTGCCGGTCACCTTGGAGCCCTTCCGGGGCCAGCTGTGA